The genome window CTCGGTAGAACTCCCTTGTCCTTGATTTCAAAGAAGGTCGCATAACCGTCCATCACGGGAAGGTTCAAGTCGAGAGTGATCAGATCCACGAGTCTGTGTTGATCGTAGAGCTGTACGAGTTCCTTTCCGTTTTCCGCGAATCCGATCACTTGATAACCTTCCGATTCCAAAATTTGCGCCAATTGCTTGGCTTGAAATCTGGAGTTCTCGGCGATCAAAACTTGATACGGTCTTCCGTTGGGAGCTACACCTGCTTTCATTATTTACCTCTTTTTAGAGAAAGGATTCGATGACTTGACCGATTTCCTTGGTTCCGACTACGGTCGATCCCGCTTCGGCGATGTCTCTGGTTCTTTTTCCGGTTGCGATCGTTTTGCGAACGGCGCTTTCGATCTTTGCCGCTTCTTCTTCCATGGAAAAAGAATAGCGCAACATCAATGCGGCGCTGAGCACCTGTGCGATCGGATTCGCCACTCCTTTGCCTGCGATGTCCGGTGCCGAACCGCCGGACGGTTCGTATAAACCGAAGCCGGATTCCGAAAGCGAAGCCGAAGGCAACATACCGATCGAACCCGTGATGATGGAAGCCTCGTCGGAAAGGATGTCTCCGAACATGTTTTCGCAAAGAACCACGTCGAATTGTTTCGGGTTTACGATCAGCTGCATCGCCGCGTTGTCCACGTAAAGATGATTCAATTGGACGTCGGAAAATTCTTTCTTATGCAAATCGATTACAACTTCTTTCCAAAAAACGGAGGTCGTCAAGACGTTTGCTTTGTCGATGCTTGTCACTTTATTATTTCTTTTGCGGGCCGCTTGGAAGGCGACTCGAGCGATTCGTTCGATCTCTCTTCTGGAATACTTCATCGTGTCGTATGCGAATTCTTCCTGACCCGAGCCTTCTCTTCCTTTCGGTTGGCCGAAGTAGATTCCGCCGGTCAATTCTCTCAAGATCAAAATGTCCAAACCGTCTCCGATGATGTCCGTTCGAACCGGAGAAGCGTTCTTCAATTCGGGATAAATGATCGCCGGTCTTAAGTTTGCAAATAAGTCGAAGTGTTTTCGGAGAGGGAGAAGCGCTCCTCGTTCCGGTTGTTTTTCCGGCGGAAGACTTTCCCATTTCGGCCCGCCGACGCTTCCGAATAAAATCGCAGAGGATTCTTCGCAGAGTTTGAGCGTTTCGGGAGGAAGTGGATGACCGGTTTTATCGATGGCGATTCCGCCCACGTTTCCTTCCTTAAAATTAAACTCGGAGACCTTCGCACCGAGAGCCTTTTTCAAAACGGAGAGGGCTACCTCCATTACTTCCGGTCCGATTCCGTCACCGGAAAGTACAGCTACGTTCTTCATTCTTTTTTTGGATCCTTTTTAGTTTTGTTTGAGTACGGATTCGAAGATGTCCAATCCCTGATTTAAAAAATCGGTGGAGATCGTAAGAGGAGGCATAATCCGAATCACGTTATCCGCCGTTGCGTTCACCACGAGCCCAGCCGAGAGACAAGCCTCCGCGATCGGCCTGGACGGAACTTTCAACACGACCCCGATATGAAGCCCCTTTCCTCTCACTTCGGAAATGACAGGATAACGTTCTTTCATCTCGTTCAATCTTGTAAACGCAATATCCGAGCAAAGATTTACGTTGTTCAGGATTTCTCTGGTTTGGATGATGCGGATGGTTTCATACGCGATCGCCGCGGCGAGGTGATTTCCTCCGAAGGTAGAACCGTGAGAACCTTGTGTGAACAGGTCTTGGTATTTTTCTCCCACGATCAACGCTCCGATCGGAAAGCCCGATCCGAGTCCTTTTGCAAGAGTCATCGCATCCGGTGAAAATCCCATCGTTTCAAAGGCGAATAACGTGCCCGTTCTTCCTATTCCGGTTTGGATTTCGTCGAAGATCAAAAGGGCGTCGTTTTCTGCGGTCAATTCGCGGGAAAGGGTTAAGAAGCTGTTGGAAAGGGGAATGATTCCGCTTTCCCCTAAGATCGGTTCCTCGATCAAGGCTACGATTCTTCCCTGATATCTTTCAAAAGCCGCGACGAGAGCCTCGTCGTTGTTCGGTTCAATGAACTCGATTCCTTTGAGAAGTTCCCCGTAACCCTTTCTGATTTTGTCCTGACCGGTTAAGCTCATCCCGGAAACGGATCTTCCGTGGAAACTTTTTTCCAAAGAAAGAATGATAGGGTCCACGATACTTTTGGAAGTCGCGTATTTTCTTGCGAGTTTGAATGCCGCTTCGATCGCTTCGGTTCCTGAGTTGGTCAAAAACACTTTTCCGGGAAACGAATTGAGAATCAGAAGCTCCGCGAGTTTGGC of Leptospira sanjuanensis contains these proteins:
- a CDS encoding response regulator → MKAGVAPNGRPYQVLIAENSRFQAKQLAQILESEGYQVIGFAENGKELVQLYDQHRLVDLITLDLNLPVMDGYATFFEIKDKGVLPRIIIVSEENTPAVLKNLIDEGAMDYIPKPVKREKVLEKVNAAMKKIPKV
- the leuB gene encoding 3-isopropylmalate dehydrogenase — translated: MKNVAVLSGDGIGPEVMEVALSVLKKALGAKVSEFNFKEGNVGGIAIDKTGHPLPPETLKLCEESSAILFGSVGGPKWESLPPEKQPERGALLPLRKHFDLFANLRPAIIYPELKNASPVRTDIIGDGLDILILRELTGGIYFGQPKGREGSGQEEFAYDTMKYSRREIERIARVAFQAARKRNNKVTSIDKANVLTTSVFWKEVVIDLHKKEFSDVQLNHLYVDNAAMQLIVNPKQFDVVLCENMFGDILSDEASIITGSIGMLPSASLSESGFGLYEPSGGSAPDIAGKGVANPIAQVLSAALMLRYSFSMEEEAAKIESAVRKTIATGKRTRDIAEAGSTVVGTKEIGQVIESFL
- a CDS encoding aspartate aminotransferase family protein, giving the protein MNETDIHKELFEHTKELADHYLLGTYARYNVAFRYGVNELLFDFDNKQYIDFHCGVAVTNLGHADPDIIEVVRSQADKLFHTSNLFYSEEAAKLAELLILNSFPGKVFLTNSGTEAIEAAFKLARKYATSKSIVDPIILSLEKSFHGRSVSGMSLTGQDKIRKGYGELLKGIEFIEPNNDEALVAAFERYQGRIVALIEEPILGESGIIPLSNSFLTLSRELTAENDALLIFDEIQTGIGRTGTLFAFETMGFSPDAMTLAKGLGSGFPIGALIVGEKYQDLFTQGSHGSTFGGNHLAAAIAYETIRIIQTREILNNVNLCSDIAFTRLNEMKERYPVISEVRGKGLHIGVVLKVPSRPIAEACLSAGLVVNATADNVIRIMPPLTISTDFLNQGLDIFESVLKQN